From the bacterium genome, the window TCTGCATAAGGAGCATATCCTGCATCTGGATGAAGGTTAAGAAATTCATTATAACTTTTTATGGCATCATTATATTTCTCCTGATAATAAAGGCTTTCTGCTATTTTAAACCTTGCATAAGGTGTATAGGTAGAATATGGATATTCGCTTACAAAGCTTAGAAATTGGTCATAGGCGCCTGTATATGAGCCTTTTTCAAAAAGCTCCTTTGCATTTTTTATTCTTTCTGTTTCTATTTTTGTTGGCTTTTTCGGCAAGAGTTCGTTAAGAATGGAAGTGGCATATTCTGCCTCCTTTGTTCCTGGATATTCACTTGCAAGCCTTTTTAATACATCAATTGCTTCATTTTTTTTGTTTAGCTTAAGATAACAATCAGAAAGCCTTGAAAGGGATGGTTTCACATCTTCTGATTGTGGATATAGGGAAATTACATTTTTAAAGCTCTTTTCTGCGCTATCATATTTTTCTAATTTAAATAACCCCTCTCCTATTCTATATTGAGCATATGGGCTAAATTCTCCTTGGGGTTGATATAAAAGATATTCTTTATATAACCCTAAAGCTTGCTCAAAATTTCCATCATTAAAGCTTTCATCTGCCTTTTTTATGATGTCTTCGGCTCTTAATATACATCCAAAAAGGAAAAAAAGAAAAATAACCCTTTTCATTGTATTTAATATAATAGGAAATTCCTTTTAAGTCAAGAATTTTAATAAAATCCTCTCAACATCCAAATCATCAATCGTCCATTTTCCAAGAAATACATCCTCTCCTTTCATCTTTCCATGGCAATCAGAACCACCTGTTACAAATAGCCCATATTCAAATGCCTTTCTTCTTAAGAGCTTGGAAAGATTAGGGTCAATCTTTGGATGGACAGCCTCAACCCCCATAATTCCAGCCTTTATAAGGCTTGGTAATAATCCTATTGTATCATAGGGATGGGCAAGGACAGGAATCCCACCCGATGCTTTTATTACCTCAATTGCCTTCTCTGGTTTTGGAAGGTTTTCCCTCTCAACAAAGCCACATTTTCCAAAGGAAAGATATTTCTCAAAACAAGAAAGGACAGAAGAAGAAAAGCCCTTATCAAATAAAACCCTTGCAATGTGAAGCCTTCCTATAGCACCTGGACCAGATACCCTTTTTACATCTTCATAATCTATATTTATCCCTGCTCCCTGAAGCTTTTTTACAATCTTTTCTACCCTCCTTTCTCTTCCCTCCCTTATTGGTGTAAGAAAATCCTTAAGCCTTTGGTCTTCTATATCTATAAAATACCCAAGGATATGAATTTCTTCAATATTTCCACAAGCCTCACATCCAATCTCAATCCCCGGGATTATCTCTACCTTGGATTCTATATTTTCTATTTCAAAATAGCTATCCAATATATCATGGTCTGTAATGCTAATATAAAAAAGCCCTAAATTATCAGCATATTTAATTATTTCCTTTGGTGTAAAGCTACCATCAGAATAGACAGTATGAATATGAAGGTCAGATGGCATTTTCTTTATTTATTTTATCCAAAATTCCATTTATTATCCTATAGGAATCTACTGTGCTATACATCTTTGAAATCTCAATTGCCTCATCAATTACCACAGATGAAGGGGCATCTTTGGAAAATAAAAGCTCATAGATAGCAATTTGGAGGATTTTATGGTCAATTAGGGCAAGACGCTCTATTTTCCAATTCTCAAGATGGTCTCTTATTATTTTATCAATTACCTTTTCATTTTTTTTCACTCCCAAGACAAGGCTTAATGAAAAATCATCCCTTTTTTCTGGATATAATAAAAAGAATTTATCCTCTTGTGTTTCCTTTGTTATTTCAAGCCAGTAAAGGAGTTCAAGTGCAGATATTCTTGCCTTTGTTCTTTTTCTCAAATTGCCTTTAGGAGATTTACCATTTCAATGGCTGAAATTGCAGCATTCCTTCCCTTATTTCCAGATTTTCCTCCTGCCCTCTCAATTGCCTGTTCAATGGTATCAGCTGTTATAACCCCAAAAATTACAGGAATCCCTGTTTCTAGTGAAATGTTTGCTATTCCCTTTGCAACTTCAGAGGCAATATAATCAAAATGTGGTGTATCACCCCTTATTATCACACCAAGGCCAATAATG encodes:
- a CDS encoding PHP domain-containing protein; its protein translation is MPSDLHIHTVYSDGSFTPKEIIKYADNLGLFYISITDHDILDSYFEIENIESKVEIIPGIEIGCEACGNIEEIHILGYFIDIEDQRLKDFLTPIREGRERRVEKIVKKLQGAGINIDYEDVKRVSGPGAIGRLHIARVLFDKGFSSSVLSCFEKYLSFGKCGFVERENLPKPEKAIEVIKASGGIPVLAHPYDTIGLLPSLIKAGIMGVEAVHPKIDPNLSKLLRRKAFEYGLFVTGGSDCHGKMKGEDVFLGKWTIDDLDVERILLKFLT
- the nusB gene encoding transcription antitermination factor NusB, which codes for MRKRTKARISALELLYWLEITKETQEDKFFLLYPEKRDDFSLSLVLGVKKNEKVIDKIIRDHLENWKIERLALIDHKILQIAIYELLFSKDAPSSVVIDEAIEISKMYSTVDSYRIINGILDKINKENAI
- the ribE gene encoding 6,7-dimethyl-8-ribityllumazine synthase produces the protein MKVYEGKLIGEGIKVGIVISRFNEFIANMLKEGCLDTLKRQGVEDENISLFYVPGSFEIPYIASNLARAKKFDVIIGLGVIIRGDTPHFDYIASEVAKGIANISLETGIPVIFGVITADTIEQAIERAGGKSGNKGRNAAISAIEMVNLLKAI